The window CTGCTTAAAAAGAACCTGTTGCCTAAAGATGTAGTCCTATGCTTTATTGCCCTATACAATATTGATGGCAGCATGAACCGCGGCACATCGCGTGCCAACCAAAACGGGCCGCGTGCCTATGGTTTTAGGGGCAATTATCGCAATTTAGACCTTAACCGCGATTTTATAAAGTCGGACAGTAAAAACGCGCTTGCGTTTGCTCAGATACTTAATACCTGGCAACCCGAGGTATTGCTGGATAATCATGTAAGCGATGGGGCCGACTATCAGTATGTAATGACGTTGATAGAAACCCAAAAGGATAAGCAAAACCCTGTACTGGCGGCTTATACCGACAAAACGCTTACCCCTGATCTGTACAAAGGAATGAAACAAAGCGGTTTTGAAATGATTCCCTATGGCGCAGGTGAAAGCGGGTTGCCTGATTCGGGGATTGTAAGCTTTATGGAAACACCCCGCTTTTCTACAGGTTATGCGGCGCAGCATAATATAATTAGCTACATGACCGAGACACATATGCTAAAACCGTATGATAAGCGAGTATACGCTACATACTACTTTATGCAGCACCTTATTGATATTTGCCAGCGCGATGCCAAAGTATTGGGTGATATGAAAAAGCGGGTGGACGCCGAAGTAAGCGCCCAAAAGACGTTTGACCTGAGCTGGCAATTAGACGATTCAAAGATAGATACGATTACATTTAAGGGTTATGCTGCGGCATATAAAGAAAGTGATGTGAGCGGCCTTAAACGCCTGTATTACGACAGAAGCAAGCCATATACAAAAACAGTTAAGTTTTATAATACCTATAAAGCATCGGCCAGCGCCGATAAACCTGTGGCTTATGTTATCCCGCAGGCATGGGGCAAAGTGATCGACCTGTTTAAGCTAAATAGAGTAGCTATGCGCCGTTTAAGCCACGATACTACACTTAGCCTGCAGATGTATTATATAAGCGATTACAAGACCGGTACAAGGCCCTACGAGGGGCACTACGTACACACCGGCGTAAAATTGAACCCGGTTGATAGCAAAATAAAGTTTTACGAAGGCGACTATGTGGTATATGTGAACCAGCCAATAAACCGTTACATTGTTGAAACGTTAGAACCCCAAGGCGTAGATTCTTTTTTTGCCTGGAACTTTTTTGATTCGATGTTAGGGCAAAAGGAATACTTTTCTGATTACGTTTTTGAGGATAAAGCAGCCGAATTATTAAAGGCCGACCCCGAATTACGCAAAAAACTTGACGAAGAAAAAGCCAAAAATCCACAAATAGCCAACAGTGCCGTAGGCCAGCTTAACTGGGTTTACCGAAACTCGCCTTATTTTGAAAAAACTGCCATGCGTTACCCTATAGGCCGCTTACTAACCGATACCAAACTCGATCTTAAATGATAGAATACTTGCAATATGCCCCTGTAGCATCAATTATATTCGCTATAACCCTTATCACTTCGTTAATGGCTTTCTCGAGTGAAGACCTGTATGGCAAGTTTATTATGAACCCATGGAACGTATCGCGGGGAAAACGTGTTTACACTGTTATCACCAGCGGATTGATCCATAAAGACTGGAACCACCTGTTTTTTAATATGCTGTCTTATTACTTTTTTGCTTTTCAGTTGGAGGGCTTAATTGGGCATTGGCAGTTTGCTGTGTTATATATACTCAGCTTAATATTAAGTGATCTGCCATCTATTCAAAAGCACAAAGAAGATATCTGGTACAACAGCCTGGGCGCTTCGGGTGCTATCAGCGCGGTTATATTCAGTTATATTATGTATGATCCTTTGGCTAAAATGGGCATATTGTTTATCCCTATACCTATATCGGCATGGATATTTGGTATACTGTACCTGGTGTATTGCCACTTTGCATCAAAGCACGCGCGCGATAATGTTAACCACGATGCCCACTTGTTTGGCGCGTTAAGCGGCGTTATTATCACCATAGCCTTAAACCCGCATGTAGTGCACAATTTTATCGAGAAGTTTTAATTGGGCAGCTTAATTGATTCAGTGCTGATTTTGTTGCCATCGGTATCAAACAAAAAACTCATCGGTTTCTCAGGGTCTTTAATGATCTCTAACAACAGAAAACCCCAGTTTTTCCAAAAGTTTTCTAACACCTGGCCATAGGTTTTATTCATCCAGTCGTCAAATAAGGGCTTGCTGCTTATGCCACGCAGGGGCATGGCATCTATATAAATCTCATCCTCCACCGGTAAAATATTATACTCTGGCAGTCTATTAAACAGGTAGTTAGAATAAAATACCCTCCCCGAAAATTCCTCGAACTGTATGGGGTGCAGGATGTCGTTCTTTATCTTTTCATACACTTCTTTGTGATAAGATGCATTGGCCCCGTTATCCTGCAGGCACATCACCAGGCCAAAGTCCTGTATACGTAAGGCAAAAGTTTGGGTATTTATCTCATCCCGATAAGCAAACTCATCTACTTTGTTATCAACCCTAAAAATAAACAGACTATAAGGTACAAATTCATCAAAGTGCAGCGGCAGGTTTATGCTTTGCAGCATTAAATGTAAATGGCTGAATTTGTGTATTATGGATTGAGAAATATTAAATTCTTCACCCTGCGCATGCATCATTTTTATACCGGCCTGTATTTCGTTAAATATGATACCGTACATCAGTTTACCCGCCCATTGAAACAATTTTAATTCATCAAGCGCTTTAACGCCTTCATATCCGCCAGCAAAGGCGTGGGCTATAGTTTGCTCTAAAGGCCCCAGGTATTCATCGTTAATATAGGCCGAGCAGGGGATCTTAATATCTTTATAGGTCGCAATTGTTTCGTCCAGCAGTTTAAAGGGCTGTTCTTCAAGATTGTAAAGGCTCATAAGCCATTGAGGGAAAACCTGTATTTTTTCTTCTTCGCTGTTGAGTGCTTGCCCGGTTAAAAAGCATTTATTGTTACTAAAGTTAAAGCTTTCGAAAGGAGCATAAATTTGTGCCGGCATAGCCGCAAAGATAATCAGGATTTTAATTGTAAAACTTTAGCTTTGATATTTGACATGCAGCTTACTTATCAACCCTTCCAATTACAGCTAAAGCACCCTTTTACCATCGCTAAATTTTCGCGCACATCAACCCCTGTTATGTTGTTGCAGCTTAACCATGAGGGATTTACAGGGTATGGAGAAGCATCTATGGTGCCCTATATGGGCGAAAGTCACGAAACAGCAATAGCGTTTTTAAACAAGGTTGATGTAACAGCCTTTAAATATACCTTTGATTTTGAAAGCATTATCAACTATTTAGACGGTATTGCCCCTGGTAACCCGGCTATAAAGGCAGCTATAGACATCGCTCTGCACGACTTGGATGGCAAAATTAAAGGCCAACCCTGCTGGCAACTACTGGGCAGCGACCCGTCAAAAATGCCTGTTACCAGCTATACTGTAGGCATTGATACGCCGGAGGTGATCATACAAAAGGTTAACGAGGCTAAGGGATTGAGAATCATCAAAGTAAAGCTTGGCCGCGATAGTGATAAGGAGCTGATACAAACGATACGCACAGCTACTAACGTGCCATTATATGTAGATGCCAACCAGGGCTGGACCGACCGCAAGCAAAGTTTGGATATGGCGTATTGGCTTAAAGAACAAGGTGTTAAGCTGATAGAGCAGCCATTTTTAAAAACAGATATAGATAGCAATGCCTGGTTAACCGAAAATAGCCCCATACCCATTATTGGCGATGAAGCAGTACAACGTTTGCCTGATGTAGCCCTTGCTAAAGGCGTTTATCATGGCATTAACGTTAAGTTGATGAAGTGTGCCGGAATGCACGAAGCACAGTTAATGATAAATAAGGCTAAAGAACTAGGCATGAGTACGTTAATTGGCTGTATGAGCGAAACAAGTTGCGCCACCCTTGGCGCCGCCGCCCTTGCCCCTCAATGCGATTGGGCTGACCTTGACGGGCCTTTTCTTACAGCCAACAACCCATATCAAACGCCCGCTTTTACTGACGGTAAGTGGGTGCTGAATAATGAGCCCGGCTTAGGTTTGCATCAGTTTTAATTATACACCCCGCTATAAATTATTGCAGTTTTTTTGTGGGGTACAGCTAAATTTTTCCATTTTTTTGTTGGGGTGCCTGTTACCAATATAGTAAAAACATTCCATATAAACAAAAAAGGAGCGCATGTGCGCCCCCTTTTTATAAACATGTTCGATGTATAGTTATAGCTCTTCGTCATGCTGGCTCATATCAAGACCAGCAATTTCGTCAGCTTCAGATACACGCAACTTGCTTATCATATCTGTTATCTTCAATAATAGAAGAGATCCGAAGAAAGCAAATGCGGAAACAGTAACCAGCGCGATAAGATGGGTAACAAAAAGGCCTGCGTTGCCATTCAGCAATCCATCGTTACCGGCAGAGTTTACACTTTTTGTTGCGAATATACCAGTCAGTAACATACCTACCATACCACCTACACCGTGGCAAGGGAATACATCTAAAGTATCATCGATGTTAGTTTTGCTGCGCCATATAACCACCAGGTTACTAACAACGGCAGCAACTATACCTACTATTAATGAGCTTGATACGGTGATGTAACCTGCAGCAGGCGTTACAGCAACCAAACCTACAACAGCACCAATACAAGCGCCCATTGCAGATGGCTTTTTGCCTCTCAGGATATCAAAGAAAATCCACGACATGGCAGCTGCGGCAGATGCTGTAGTTGTGGTTGCTAATGCGGTAGCGGCAAGTTCGCCGGCGCCTAATGCCGAGCCCGCGTTAAACCCAAACCAACCAAACCAAAGTAAGCCTGTGCCTAATATAACGTAGCTGATGCGTGCCGGTGTGTGCGACTCAGGCACTTCGTTACGTTTTTTAAGATATAAGGCCGAGGCTAATGCAGCCCAACCAGCACTCATGTGTACAACAGTACCACCGGCAAAATCTAACACGCCTAATTTAAAGAAGTAACCTTGTGGATGCCACGTTGCATGTGCAAGCGGTATGTAAATGATTACGATAAACAGGGTGATAAAGATCAGGTAAGAGTTGAAACGTATACGCTCGGCAAATGCACCGGTTATCAGCGCGGGTGTTATCACCGCGAATTTTAACTGGAACATGGCAAAAAGTATAACCGGTAAAGTGCCCCCTAACCATGCAACACCTAAGGTGTTTTGCATCATAAAAAACGATTTAGGGTTACCAATTATGCCATAGCCCCCAACGTCCTCGCCAAATGCCATGCTAAATCCAAACACTACCCAAATAATAGTGATCAAGCCCATACAAACAAAGCTTTGCAGCATGGTGGATATAACGTTCTTTTTGCGCACCATACCGCCATAAAAAAAAGCAAGGCCGGGTGTCATTAATAAAACAAGCGCTGTGGATATAAGCAACCAGGCTACATCGGCGCCGTTAAACTCGGCCGGCTTGGCGGCGGCTACGTTTCCCTGGTACATAAAGGCCAGGATAACTACAATTACAAGTATGCCAAATGGTACAAATTTTTTCATTTTGTTGTTGTGATAAGTGAGTAAATTAATGGTAGGGAAAGCCCATGGTTGGTGGGCGCTATACAAAAAAGTGGAAACAACAAAAGGTTACTTTTCCGGCAGGTATTATCAAAAAGTTACCCGTGCGGGAAACTTAATGAATAATCATTAACAGACAGAAATAAATGCTTTGTTTGTTCCCCTGTTTTCCTACCAAAAGGAGTGGTACGGAAACAGCATCAGCTTGGTTAACCACTCTACAGAGAGGTTGCGCTGATGGTAATCACTCTTCAGGAAAGAGAAGCCTGAATTTAAAACGGTGCACGTTTCCTTTACTACAGATTGGAAGCGCGATTTATGACTTTGGAAACTCCCGCTGCGGTTTTTAATGTAAAAAGCAGCGCTAATATTACGTTTTTCCTGGTTATGCCTATAATTTACCGAAGAAACCGGAGAAGATGTTTCTTTTTGCTCGGCAAAGGGTAAAAATAAAAGCAATAACGCTTCAAATAACATGAAGGCGGTTATAATTCGCTTAAATTTTCTCAGTGACATAAGACTAAATTATAATTTTAAAATCATTTTGTCAAGAAAAATGATATTTATTTATAAATTTATTATTAAAAATAGCCAACTACGCGTCTTTTAATAATAAATCTACTAAGATTATATAATATATTGTTAAAATGGTACTACATATTAAAAACTGATGAAAATATGTTGATAGTTGCCAAAAAAGCGGCAAACACTTGCTTAACTACGTCAAAAAAGGCTTAATTGATCGCTGATTTGTGGCGATTTGGAGGGTGGGGGCAAAAAATTTGAAACCGTTATGCCCAAAAGCCTTATCCGGCTGTTTTCAATATCAGTTGCCAGCAAAAGGTTTTTAGCAACAGTGCTTATTGTCGCTTCGTCATCTACCATGTCTGGTAACGATTGGCTTCGGGTTATCTGTCTAAAATCGCTGTATTTTATTTTAAGGGTAATGGTGCGGCCCTTTAACTGGTAACGTAACAGGCGGTCGTGAACCAACCTGGCAATTTTATCCAGTTCGGCGTTCATTTCATCAAGTGTGGTCAAGTCGTAAGCAAAAGTATCTTCGGCCCCCATCGATTTTGTTTCGCGGTGCGGCTGCACCTCTCGGTCATCAATACCCCGCACAATGCGGTAATAAAAAGCGCCCGCCTTGCCAAAGCGGCCGGTCATGTCCTCCTCGGTCAGTTGTTTTAGGTCGGCACCGGTAAACAGGCCTTGCTTTTTCATTTTTTCGGCAGTTACCCTGCCAACACCGTAAAACTTCTCAACCGGCAGCTTTTCTATAAAGGTTTCAATAGACGATGGGCCAACAAATGTTAAGCCATCGGGCTTATTCATATCTGATGCTATTTTGGCTACGAATTTATTTACCGATACTCCTGCCGATGCCGTTAGGTTCAGTTCATCCTTAATGGCTTGCTTTATTTGCTGCGCTATCTCCATAGCCGAACCAATGCCTAATTTATCGTTGGTTACATCTAAATAAGCCTCGTCTAACGATAGTGGTTCTATCAGGTCGGTATAACGGCTGAATATCTCGCGTATATGCTGCGATACCTCTTTGTAAGCAGCAAAGCGAGGCCTTACAAACAGGGCATGGGGGCAAAGCTTTAACGCCTGCTTTGATGGCATGGCCGAGCGGATACCAAACTTGCGAGCCTCATAACTGGCGGTTGCCACTACACCGCCGCGGCCCTCGGGCAGGCCGCCAACCACCAGGGGCTTACCCCGGTATTCGGGGTTATCGCGCTGCTCAACCGACGCGTAAAAGGCGTCCATATCAATATGGATTATTTTACGCAGGGTTTGTGGTTGTATTTGGTTCATTTCGTTTGCCTCACCTAAATCCTCTCCAAAAGGAAGGGCTTTGAATTGCAATTTTATAAAATTTATATTTTGGCCCTTCTCCAAGGGAGAAGAGTTGGGATGAGGCTAAATTTACATCAATATTAGCTTAAGCCATCTTAACTGATATCTTTGATAAAGATAATCAGTAATTATAAATGTCATCCCACCACATCGTTCGCGAAAAACAGGAACCCGCTCTTTTGGTGCTGGGCCTCGATCATTTTTCTGAAGAAATGCTGGGCCAGTTGCTGGAGTGGAGCCCAACCGTTATCACTACGCCGCTAACTGCCGAGCAGATTGATGCCTTTGGGATAAAGGTAGATATGGTTATTGCCCATGAGCCTGATGCCGCGCTGCAATCGGATGTAAAGCTAATATCCCCATTAGGCGATAACCCCCTAAAAGCCGGACTTGCCTTTTTAACCGATAAGGGCTATCCATCTGTTAATATAGTAACGGACGAATTGCTGCTGGATGATGTGGCCCCTTTTGCTGACAAAATAAACCTGGTAATATTCTACAATAATCAAAAAATATACCCCGTTAGCAGCGGCTTTACCAAATGGAAACCGGCCGGCGAAAATATCCGGATTTTATCACCATCTTTAGATGTGCAGGTAAGCGGCTTGCAGGGGCTGGGTAACGGCAATTTTACAACCACCGGCGATGGCTTTGTAACGTTTAGCTTTAAGCAGCCGTACCTGTTTATAGCAGAGGAAGTTTAGCAATAATGGCGGCCTGCTTTTTGTTAAAAATAATTAAATAGCAATTAAACCGTTAGGTTATTTTTTAGTCATACATACACTCCGGCAAAAAAACCGGTCGGTTATTAATCTTTCATCATGAATATCAAATATAAAAATGTACTCAGCATAGCATTCGGTGGATTGTTGTGTCTGTTTTTAGCATTGCCAGCCAGTGCACAGCACAGGGGTGCAGGCGGTGGTAATGGTGGTGGCGGTCGCCCGTCAGGTGGTGGTTTTAGCGGCGGCGGTGGTGGCCGTCCATCAGGTGGCTTTGGCGGTGGTAGCATCAGCCGTCCGTCGGGCGGGTTCAATGGCGGTAGCGTCAGTCGCCCATCAGGTGGTTTTAACCGCCCTTCAACAGCTATAGCCCCTCCTCGCCAGGATGGTGGTGCGCGCCCTTCAATAGGTTTTAATGGTGGCGCACAAAGTCGTCCCGGTGGTACTTTCCAAAACAGGGGTTATGCTAATGGCAATACTGGTGTAGTTGGTCCGCGTAGCCGTTATGGCGTAAATGGATCGGCCCGCCCATATATAGGCAGCCGTGGTAACTATGGCCGTTATGGTTATGGCTATCGTGGCGGTAACTATGGCCGTTATGGCTACGGTTATCGTGGTGGTTACCGTTATTATGGCCCGCGTTATTTTAACTATGGTTTTTATAACTATCGCGGCTATTACAACTCTTACTACTACCCACGTATTGGCTTTAGCATAGGCGTATTGCCTTACGGTTATTATCCGTTTTACTATGGCGATTACCAGTACTACTACAGCGATGGTTTTTACTATCAGCAAAATAATGATCAGTATACCATTGTTGAGCCACCTATAGGTGCGCAGGTAAACCAATTGCCATCAAAAGCTGAGCCGATAACTATAAACGGCGAACAGTATTACGAAAACAATGGTGTTTACTACCGCGAGGTAACTAAGGATGACGGTACAACCGTATACGAAGTTGCCGGTAAAGATGGCGAACTGAACACCCCCGATGGTGGTGCCGGTGCCGATTACCCACAATTTCAGGTGGGCGATGTGGTTAAGCAATTACCACAGGATAGCAGAAAAATTACTGTTAACGGCGAAAAGCTGTATGTTGCACCAGATGGAACTTATTTCCAGGAGCAACGCGACGACGATAACAACAAAATCTATAAAGTTGTAGGTGTTGCCGCAGATGAACCTGACGACGATAACAGCAACAAGTAATATTGATTAAACCCATACAAAGGTGGATGCTTAATGGCACCCACCTTTTTTATTTAAAGTATTTGCAATAAAGTATTAGCATAAACGCCCATTTGCCTTTATTTTTAGGTTTTGCTATGTGTACTAATTATGAAAAGATACGCCACCATACTTTTATTGCTTATAAGCGCGGCTAAAACCTACGCCCAGCAACCGTTAACCTTTTTCAAGGCAAACGATAGCCGTTTTCAATACGTTGGCAGGATCGACTTTACACAGCCAGAGCGGCCCAGGTTTTGGGCGGCGGGGGTATACATCACCGCCAGGTTTAAAGGCACTACCTGCACACTTTTGGTGAACGATGAGGTAATGTATGGCACAGTACATAATTATATAGAGGTGGTGATAGATGGCGTCCCTGCGCGCCTGCAAACTACAGGCAAAACAAACGAAATTGTAATAGCTAAAGACCTGCCTGATACGGCACACACTGTGGTAATATGTAAAGACACCGAATCGGGCCTGGGGTATTTGGACTTTTTGGGGCTTAAATGCAGCGAGCTGCTTAACCCACCCGTGCAACCCACACGCCGTATAGAGTATTATGGCGACTCTATAACCACCGGTACGGGTGCTGATGAATCGGCAGTGCCTTGTGGCAAGGGCCAGTGGCACGATCAGCATAACGCCTACATGAGTTATGGCGCCCGCACATCGCGTGCGTTAAACGCCCAATGGCAGCTAACGGCTGTAGCCGGTATTGGTATGGTGCATAGCTGCTGTAATATGGATGTAGTGTTTCCGCAGGTGTACGATAAAGTTTACCTGCGCAACGATTCGCTGCAATGGGATTTTAAGCGTTACCCGGCCGATGTAGTAACCATTTGCCTTGGCCAAAACGATGGAACGCAGGATTACGAAAAATTTGGCAGTGCCTATATTAAACTAATAACTGCAGTACGCAGCAAATATCCCAACGCCAGTATTGTTTGCCTTACCAGTCCTATGGCCGATGCGCACTTAACAGAAGTATTAAAAAAGTACCTTACCCGTATTGTGCGCATGGTAAATATGCGGGGCGATAAAAAGGTGAGCAAATTCTTCTTTTCGCGGAGCTTTAACAGCGGCTGCGACGGGCACCCTGATATTAATGAGCACGAGATGATTGCTAACCAGCTAATAGCTTATATTAAAACGCTGAAAGGTTGGTAATTTAAATTTATCGAAACTTTTTTAACTATAGCGCATTATAAATATAACATTAATGCATACAGCTATGGAAAATCATGATCATACCGCCCTCATCGAAAAATTGTTGGCCTGTGTGGCGGCCTGCCAAAATTGCGCCACCGCCTGTTTACACGAAGAAAATGTAAAGCCAATGGTAAGGTGCATAAGCCTTGACAGGGATTGCGCAGATATTTGCGCCTTGACAACCACCCTGCTACAGCGCGAATCGGAGATTGCGCACCAGTTTTTAGTGCTTTGCGAAGAGATATGTATAATGTGCGCAAAAGAATGCAGCATGCACGAGCATCAGCATTGCCAGATATGTGCCCAGGCCTGCCGCGAATGCGCCGAAGCATGCCACAAGCACCACCAGCCGATATTGCAGGATTAATAAATACCTGCTTTATAATAAGCCGTATCAACACAGGCATTCTGCATTAATACGGCTTATTAATTATATCAATTTATCGGGTGTTATAGGCAGATCGCGAACGCGTTTGCCAGTAGCGTTATATACCGCGTTGGCAACAGCCGCCGCCATACCTATCAATGCTATTTCGCCCATGCCTTTTGCAC is drawn from Inquilinus sp. KBS0705 and contains these coding sequences:
- a CDS encoding thiamine pyrophosphokinase, translated to MSSHHIVREKQEPALLVLGLDHFSEEMLGQLLEWSPTVITTPLTAEQIDAFGIKVDMVIAHEPDAALQSDVKLISPLGDNPLKAGLAFLTDKGYPSVNIVTDELLLDDVAPFADKINLVIFYNNQKIYPVSSGFTKWKPAGENIRILSPSLDVQVSGLQGLGNGNFTTTGDGFVTFSFKQPYLFIAEEV
- the dinB gene encoding DNA polymerase IV, with product MNQIQPQTLRKIIHIDMDAFYASVEQRDNPEYRGKPLVVGGLPEGRGGVVATASYEARKFGIRSAMPSKQALKLCPHALFVRPRFAAYKEVSQHIREIFSRYTDLIEPLSLDEAYLDVTNDKLGIGSAMEIAQQIKQAIKDELNLTASAGVSVNKFVAKIASDMNKPDGLTFVGPSSIETFIEKLPVEKFYGVGRVTAEKMKKQGLFTGADLKQLTEEDMTGRFGKAGAFYYRIVRGIDDREVQPHRETKSMGAEDTFAYDLTTLDEMNAELDKIARLVHDRLLRYQLKGRTITLKIKYSDFRQITRSQSLPDMVDDEATISTVAKNLLLATDIENSRIRLLGITVSNFLPPPSKSPQISDQLSLF
- a CDS encoding four-helix bundle copper-binding protein, giving the protein MENHDHTALIEKLLACVAACQNCATACLHEENVKPMVRCISLDRDCADICALTTTLLQRESEIAHQFLVLCEEICIMCAKECSMHEHQHCQICAQACRECAEACHKHHQPILQD
- a CDS encoding ammonium transporter — translated: MKKFVPFGILVIVVILAFMYQGNVAAAKPAEFNGADVAWLLISTALVLLMTPGLAFFYGGMVRKKNVISTMLQSFVCMGLITIIWVVFGFSMAFGEDVGGYGIIGNPKSFFMMQNTLGVAWLGGTLPVILFAMFQLKFAVITPALITGAFAERIRFNSYLIFITLFIVIIYIPLAHATWHPQGYFFKLGVLDFAGGTVVHMSAGWAALASALYLKKRNEVPESHTPARISYVILGTGLLWFGWFGFNAGSALGAGELAATALATTTTASAAAAMSWIFFDILRGKKPSAMGACIGAVVGLVAVTPAAGYITVSSSLIVGIVAAVVSNLVVIWRSKTNIDDTLDVFPCHGVGGMVGMLLTGIFATKSVNSAGNDGLLNGNAGLFVTHLIALVTVSAFAFFGSLLLLKITDMISKLRVSEADEIAGLDMSQHDEEL
- a CDS encoding rhomboid family intramembrane serine protease, whose translation is MIEYLQYAPVASIIFAITLITSLMAFSSEDLYGKFIMNPWNVSRGKRVYTVITSGLIHKDWNHLFFNMLSYYFFAFQLEGLIGHWQFAVLYILSLILSDLPSIQKHKEDIWYNSLGASGAISAVIFSYIMYDPLAKMGILFIPIPISAWIFGILYLVYCHFASKHARDNVNHDAHLFGALSGVIITIALNPHVVHNFIEKF
- a CDS encoding dipeptide epimerase — protein: MQLTYQPFQLQLKHPFTIAKFSRTSTPVMLLQLNHEGFTGYGEASMVPYMGESHETAIAFLNKVDVTAFKYTFDFESIINYLDGIAPGNPAIKAAIDIALHDLDGKIKGQPCWQLLGSDPSKMPVTSYTVGIDTPEVIIQKVNEAKGLRIIKVKLGRDSDKELIQTIRTATNVPLYVDANQGWTDRKQSLDMAYWLKEQGVKLIEQPFLKTDIDSNAWLTENSPIPIIGDEAVQRLPDVALAKGVYHGINVKLMKCAGMHEAQLMINKAKELGMSTLIGCMSETSCATLGAAALAPQCDWADLDGPFLTANNPYQTPAFTDGKWVLNNEPGLGLHQF
- a CDS encoding acetyl xylan esterase, with product MKRYATILLLLISAAKTYAQQPLTFFKANDSRFQYVGRIDFTQPERPRFWAAGVYITARFKGTTCTLLVNDEVMYGTVHNYIEVVIDGVPARLQTTGKTNEIVIAKDLPDTAHTVVICKDTESGLGYLDFLGLKCSELLNPPVQPTRRIEYYGDSITTGTGADESAVPCGKGQWHDQHNAYMSYGARTSRALNAQWQLTAVAGIGMVHSCCNMDVVFPQVYDKVYLRNDSLQWDFKRYPADVVTICLGQNDGTQDYEKFGSAYIKLITAVRSKYPNASIVCLTSPMADAHLTEVLKKYLTRIVRMVNMRGDKKVSKFFFSRSFNSGCDGHPDINEHEMIANQLIAYIKTLKGW